The DNA segment TACAAAGACTACCAATCATTATTTGGGTCAGCTGATCCGCATGCAGGAGGAAATAGGAACCGGAGGAGGAGGCTTCAGGTTCATTTACGGAGCTTTTTTACAGGAAGCGGCTGTTATTCTCAAAAATGATGAATTAAAAGAACTGTCGAAAGAAATCACCATGATTGGTGACCTCTGGAGAGATTTTGCAGTGGATATTGCCCGGGTTTACAAAAACAGGAATTCAAAAAGCGATATCTATAACAACCTTTCAAAATCAATGCTTCACATTGCAGATCTGGAAGAAGCTTTCTATAAAAAATTAAGAAAAGCAATATAACGTGGAACATTTTATTGAAATAAAAAATCTTTACAAAAAATATAAGAATGCAGAAGACTTTTCTGTAAATGATATTTCGCTGAATATTGCCAAAAACGAGATCTACGGAATTCTCGGGCCCAACGGAGCCGGTAAAACCACGCTTATTTCCATACTTTCCGGATTGATTAAACCCACATCGGGACAATTTACCATTGACGGGCTTTCCCCCCAGAAAAACGGCTTTAAATTAAGGCAGATTATTGGTATTGTTCCTCAGGAATACGCTTTGTATCCTACTTTGACGGCAAGAGAAAACTTAATGTTCTTCGGAAGCTTGTATGGTTTAAGCCATAAAAATTTAAAAACTTCCATTGATGAATCTCTGGAAATCATGGGACTGTCAAAATTCGCCGATAAAAAAGTGGAACAATTTTCCGGAGGAATGAAACGCCGCTGCAACCTCATCGCAGGAACCCTTCACAACCCGAAAGTTTTATTTCTGGATGAACCGACCGTAGGCGTTGACGTACAGTCTAAAAAAGCAATTATTGACCATCTTTTAGATCTGAATAAAAAAGGAACCTGTATTATTTATACTTCACATCACCTTTCTGAAGCGGAAGAATTCTGTACCAAAATTGCTATTATCGATCACGGAAAAATCCACGCAGTTGGAACTCCCGAAGAACTGGTAAACAAAGTAGGCAACGCAGAAAACTTAGAAGATGTTTTTATTTCATTAACCGGAAAAGAATTACGAGATGTTGTTGTATAAACTGTGGCGAAGCTTTATTAAAGAAATTCTTCTCCTTAAAAGAGATATCGGAGGGATCGTCATCATTTTCGTGATGCCGTTACTGCTGATTATTACCATTACTCTAATTCAGGATTCGACCTTTAAAAATATGGAAGGTTCAAAAATCCCGATTATATTTATTGATAATGACCAATCTGAAATTTCAGAAAGCATAAAGAAACAGCTTGAAAACAGTAAAACATTTGAGCTGCTGACCGATTTTAATGAAAAATCTGCTGAGACAGCCGTATTTGGGGGAGATTATCAGATGGCTATTGTTATCCCTAAAAATTTAACGAAAGACATCAACTCCAATATTGATTCTAAGGTTCAGTCTATTGTTAGCTCATTTGGATTAGAAACCGATTCTACGGCGATAAAACAGAATACTTCAAAAGCAAAAGATATCCGCCTTTATTTCGATCCCGCAACCAATATCAGCTTCAAAAACAATGTGATGAATGCCGTGAATAAAATGGTTTTTGAGATCGAAAACAAAAAGATTTATAAAGCGTTTCAGGATCAGCTGGGAACTACGGAAGATCTAAAAAATAACAGCCTGATTGCCTTTAAGGAGATCACTCCGAAAAAAGGAAATATGGATGTATTGCCGAATTCCGTTCAGCATAATGTTCCGGCTTGGGCTTTGTTTGCGATATTTTTCATCGTCGTTCCGCTTTCTATTAATTTAGTTAAAGAAAAAAGCCAGGGAACAAGCGTGAGGGCAAGAATCAGTCCGACACCGTATTTCATTCATATTTTAGGAAAAACATTTACATATCTTATTATCTGTGTCATTCAGTTTTTGCTGATGGTTGCGGTAGGAATTTATCTTTTCCCGTATATGGATCTTCCGCAGTTTGATGTGACCGGAAAGATGTTTCCGTTAATTATCGTTACCATTTTCGCCGGATTAGCGGCTATTGGATTTGGGGTTTTGCTGGGAACTGTTGCAGATACGCAGGAACAGTCAGCTCCGTTCGGGGCAACTTCAGTTGTTGTGCTGGCAGCAATCGGCGGAATTTGGGTTCCGGTTTTCCTGATGCCGGAATTTATGCAGACCATCGCTAAGTTTTCGCCGATGAACTGGGGCTTAAATGCGTATTATGATATCATTTTAAGAAACAGCGGAATCGGTGGTATTGCAAAAGAAATCATATTTTTATTTTTATTTTATATCGCTATGGTTGCTATTTCATTATTTTACGAAAGAAAACAAAATGCAGTCTAAAGAAACTATATTAAGCTGTACCGAGGAAGTCCGTGTCCGCTTCAACGAAACAGATCCGCTTGGAATTGTTTGGCATGGGCATTATATTGTGTATTTTGAAGATGGAAGAGAAGCTTTCGGGAGACAACATGGTTTAACGTATCTCGATATTCAGAAGGCTGGTTATGTAACGCCAATCGTTAAAAGTACCTGCGAACATTTTCTCCCACTGAAATACGGGGAAACGTTCAAGATTGTGACGACTTTCGTTAATGCGGTATCAGCGAAATTAATATATCAATACGAGCTTTTTAACGAAAATAATCAGTTGGTTTGTTCCGGAGAAACCATTCAGGTTTTCCTGGATTCCGATAATAATTTATGTTTGTACAATCCTGAGTTTTTTCAGAGCTGGAAAGATAAAATGGGATTACCATGAAAGAAATTTATATCACCGATTACAATTGTGTCACACCATTAGGTTTTGATGTTTTTTCCAACTGGGATGCTCTTCTGGAAGGAAAATCCGGTGTCTCTCTGCATAAAATCGTAGAGAATCACGAACCTTTTTACGCTTCCAAAATTAATTCTGAAAAACTGGAAGAGGAATTTACAACAAATTTCAAATCCGTACAGAACAACAATTTTACAAGGCTGGAAAAAATGTTTTTGTTAAGCTTACAACCTTTGGTTGAAAGACATCAGATTACAGAAGAAACAGCTTTTATCTTATCAACTACCAAAGGAAACATCAGTTTATTAAAAAATAAAAACACTTTGCCGGAAGGCGTTTTCCTTTCGGATTTAGCTCAAAAAATTGCCGATTTTTTCGGATTTAAAACCAAGCCAATTGTAGTTTCCAATGCTTGTGTTTCCGGAGTAATGGCACTCGCTGTTGCAAAAAACATGATCTTGTCCGGAAAATATAACGATGCCTTTGTTATTGCCGGAGACGAAATTTCAGAATTTGTCATCTCTGGCTTCAATTCTTTTCAGGCTATCGGAAGCGGGATATGCAAACCCTATGATAAAACCCGCGACGGCATCAATCTTGGTGAGGCAGCAGCAGCAGTTTACATAACAGGCTATCGTTCTGACGAAGGAAAAACCCTACAAAACGGAAAATTTAGTTTTAAAATTTTAGGAGATTCTGCTATTAATGATGCCAATCACATTTCCGGACCCTCCAGAACCGGTGATGGCTTATATACAAGCATTAAAAATGCGATGACGGAAGCACAGGTTACAGCAGAGCAAATTAATTTTATTTCCGCTCACGGAACTGCCACCATCTATAATGATGAGATGGAAGCTATCGCTTTCAACCGTGCGGAGTTACAAAATATTCCTTTGCATAGTTTAAAAGCGTATTATGGGCATTGTTTAGGCGCTTCCGGGCTACTGGAAACCATTATTTCGATGGAAAGTGCCTTACATAAAACATTGCTTCCATCTAAAAATTTTGAAGACATCGGGACTTCCCAATCTTTGAATATTATTAAAGAAAATCAACCTGCAGAAATCAGATATATTCTGAAAACGGCTTCAGGTTTTGGCGGTTGTAATGCGGCGGTTGTTTTGGAAAAGTGTAAAGAATAATTTCGTAATTTTGATAGACTTAAAGGTTGAAAAATGGGCTCTACAATAGAAATCAGAAAAAGAATTCACGAATTCATCGACATTGCGGATGAAAGAATTTTAAGAATCATCAACAGCATTATTGATGCAGAAGAAGATTCAGAACTAAAATCTTCAGAATATCCACAAGTTCCGGATCATATTTATGACCGAATTGAAGAAGAACGTGGAAAATATTTAAGTGGTGAACTTAAAACTTCTTCGTGGGAAGAAGTAAAAGAAAGACTGATGAAAAATTTATGATTTATCAAATTTCTTTATCTCCAAATGCCGAAGCTGATCTTCAAGAAGCTGCATTGTGGTACGAAAGTAAGCAGATTGGGCTTGGAATACAATTTAAAAAAA comes from the Chryseobacterium nepalense genome and includes:
- a CDS encoding ABC transporter ATP-binding protein → MEHFIEIKNLYKKYKNAEDFSVNDISLNIAKNEIYGILGPNGAGKTTLISILSGLIKPTSGQFTIDGLSPQKNGFKLRQIIGIVPQEYALYPTLTARENLMFFGSLYGLSHKNLKTSIDESLEIMGLSKFADKKVEQFSGGMKRRCNLIAGTLHNPKVLFLDEPTVGVDVQSKKAIIDHLLDLNKKGTCIIYTSHHLSEAEEFCTKIAIIDHGKIHAVGTPEELVNKVGNAENLEDVFISLTGKELRDVVV
- a CDS encoding ABC transporter permease, whose amino-acid sequence is MLLYKLWRSFIKEILLLKRDIGGIVIIFVMPLLLIITITLIQDSTFKNMEGSKIPIIFIDNDQSEISESIKKQLENSKTFELLTDFNEKSAETAVFGGDYQMAIVIPKNLTKDINSNIDSKVQSIVSSFGLETDSTAIKQNTSKAKDIRLYFDPATNISFKNNVMNAVNKMVFEIENKKIYKAFQDQLGTTEDLKNNSLIAFKEITPKKGNMDVLPNSVQHNVPAWALFAIFFIVVPLSINLVKEKSQGTSVRARISPTPYFIHILGKTFTYLIICVIQFLLMVAVGIYLFPYMDLPQFDVTGKMFPLIIVTIFAGLAAIGFGVLLGTVADTQEQSAPFGATSVVVLAAIGGIWVPVFLMPEFMQTIAKFSPMNWGLNAYYDIILRNSGIGGIAKEIIFLFLFYIAMVAISLFYERKQNAV
- a CDS encoding acyl-CoA thioesterase is translated as MQSKETILSCTEEVRVRFNETDPLGIVWHGHYIVYFEDGREAFGRQHGLTYLDIQKAGYVTPIVKSTCEHFLPLKYGETFKIVTTFVNAVSAKLIYQYELFNENNQLVCSGETIQVFLDSDNNLCLYNPEFFQSWKDKMGLP
- a CDS encoding beta-ketoacyl synthase N-terminal-like domain-containing protein encodes the protein MKEIYITDYNCVTPLGFDVFSNWDALLEGKSGVSLHKIVENHEPFYASKINSEKLEEEFTTNFKSVQNNNFTRLEKMFLLSLQPLVERHQITEETAFILSTTKGNISLLKNKNTLPEGVFLSDLAQKIADFFGFKTKPIVVSNACVSGVMALAVAKNMILSGKYNDAFVIAGDEISEFVISGFNSFQAIGSGICKPYDKTRDGINLGEAAAAVYITGYRSDEGKTLQNGKFSFKILGDSAINDANHISGPSRTGDGLYTSIKNAMTEAQVTAEQINFISAHGTATIYNDEMEAIAFNRAELQNIPLHSLKAYYGHCLGASGLLETIISMESALHKTLLPSKNFEDIGTSQSLNIIKENQPAEIRYILKTASGFGGCNAAVVLEKCKE
- a CDS encoding addiction module family protein, yielding MGSTIEIRKRIHEFIDIADERILRIINSIIDAEEDSELKSSEYPQVPDHIYDRIEEERGKYLSGELKTSSWEEVKERLMKNL